In Candidatus Poribacteria bacterium, a single window of DNA contains:
- a CDS encoding sigma-70 family RNA polymerase sigma factor, with protein MAQKDAQLIQRVLQGDQESFSPLVRKYQKGVHALVWRKIGDFHIAQEITQDAFLTAYKKLRTLKNHNQFAGWLYVIAANLCRDYLRRKRLPMESLDADNTNEVDKVSYSQYVADKQKTDADETRRETVKELLKKLPESERTVMTLHYLGEMTIQAIAEFLGVSPNTVKSRLSRARNRLRKEEDVIQQNLGSFQLPDTFADNIMQEVSRIAPVPPAVSKPVAPLAISAASAILIFLMMGVGTQYLSRFQRPYNLDATSEPTVEIIDAVFVYDSPAKPAVRSQAGSSALPGKSPGAGQKPDDSLVATLPIDTTEVSTSKPQWRQTRGPEGGSVQNLSITSNGDSYARTGTDLYRLADDGSRWSIVNTNMPVSGSWQMTEHDKTPYVVSDTEVLTSIDRGETWHALGARPEGQLVDLVITDGSPGTHTDIVMYLGLVNGVFSSVDTGKSWTPASDPLMDKEIRVITAIEDVVFVGTDSGLYRLNSAGWMLLPVDEDHETRNVRALANAGHRLYVAVGDKVVNKDFELMVPSKMVWETSLPLYRSTDLGDTWQTLDYGKVETEPSLPVSMTIRVGAGDLNSDPNGKEHPKNAETKPTLIFKMIAVEDNLLILDDRNSYYSSDAGDTWVPLNSSIPNIADVSTLVSSDANTFYRNGESGIYRTTDAGKTWHPFNPGLVKTAVMHLVSVQNVLYANVGGTLLTSSDAGESWTPVPSSLGNIINLVRFNDLLYARGVDETRPHPRLFHLSTEDNRLTPVPDMPFLVGRNYTKLIEERFMEIFQGTDEAEGEKNTLEDLDAEAFVEDYSPVLEELIVEILTSLVGNFAVGGDAYYMEFEQRLFRWKPGTTEWVDTGLINKFPVDSLDRANTADSLPSNLAASENTVYIGTWDGRLFQSFDEGNTWNDVMESLPFPVADFNAITFAGSTLYVATDSGVVYANDGDLDWHTTTDTEGIPIVIERFAVDGTTLYGTSEQQVYRFKEGTGVWQQVAPEIPMPITSLAVEGNVLYVGTRGSGVLRFTLDESE; from the coding sequence ATGGCACAGAAAGATGCTCAGCTCATCCAGAGGGTACTCCAAGGGGACCAAGAGTCATTCAGTCCCTTGGTTAGAAAATATCAGAAAGGGGTTCATGCGCTGGTATGGCGGAAGATTGGGGACTTCCATATTGCCCAAGAGATCACGCAGGACGCGTTTCTTACGGCGTATAAAAAACTCAGAACCTTGAAAAACCATAACCAGTTTGCCGGCTGGCTCTACGTTATCGCGGCAAACCTGTGTCGCGACTATCTCCGAAGGAAGCGTTTGCCAATGGAATCCTTAGACGCTGACAATACCAATGAGGTGGACAAAGTGTCATATTCTCAATATGTAGCAGATAAGCAGAAAACCGATGCGGATGAAACACGGCGTGAAACCGTCAAGGAACTGCTCAAAAAATTACCGGAAAGCGAACGGACGGTGATGACGCTCCACTATCTCGGCGAGATGACGATCCAAGCGATTGCCGAGTTTCTCGGTGTCTCTCCGAATACCGTCAAAAGCAGGCTCAGCCGCGCCCGCAACCGTCTACGGAAAGAGGAAGACGTGATTCAGCAGAATCTCGGCAGCTTCCAACTCCCCGATACCTTCGCCGATAACATTATGCAGGAAGTTTCACGTATTGCTCCCGTTCCCCCTGCGGTGAGTAAACCCGTGGCACCTTTAGCAATTTCTGCCGCTTCCGCTATTCTCATTTTTTTAATGATGGGTGTTGGCACGCAGTATCTCTCCCGTTTTCAGAGACCTTACAATTTAGATGCGACCTCGGAACCCACGGTTGAGATTATTGACGCAGTTTTCGTCTACGATTCCCCTGCGAAACCCGCAGTTCGGAGTCAAGCGGGAAGTTCAGCACTCCCGGGTAAAAGTCCCGGCGCGGGTCAGAAACCCGACGATTCCCTTGTTGCTACACTACCTATCGATACCACAGAGGTCTCAACCTCGAAACCACAATGGCGCCAAACTCGGGGCCCCGAAGGTGGTAGCGTGCAGAACCTATCTATCACATCTAACGGGGATTCTTACGCCAGAACAGGGACCGACCTCTATAGATTGGCAGACGATGGAAGTCGGTGGAGCATTGTCAACACCAACATGCCTGTTAGCGGATCCTGGCAGATGACAGAACATGATAAGACCCCCTACGTTGTCTCTGATACGGAAGTCCTCACTTCAATAGATAGAGGCGAGACATGGCATGCCCTCGGTGCGCGTCCCGAAGGACAGCTGGTTGATCTCGTCATAACAGATGGGTCTCCTGGGACGCACACTGATATTGTCATGTACTTGGGACTCGTCAATGGCGTATTCAGCTCCGTGGACACTGGGAAATCGTGGACGCCTGCCAGCGATCCGTTGATGGACAAAGAAATTCGCGTAATTACTGCTATTGAAGATGTCGTGTTCGTTGGAACAGATTCTGGACTTTATCGCCTCAATTCTGCAGGCTGGATGTTATTACCGGTAGATGAAGACCATGAGACCCGCAATGTCCGCGCGCTGGCAAATGCCGGGCATCGACTCTATGTTGCCGTGGGTGACAAAGTGGTGAACAAAGATTTTGAGCTCATGGTGCCATCGAAAATGGTATGGGAGACATCTCTGCCCCTGTATCGTTCAACAGATTTGGGAGATACGTGGCAGACATTAGACTATGGAAAAGTAGAAACAGAGCCTTCCCTTCCAGTTAGCATGACGATTCGGGTTGGCGCTGGAGATCTGAACTCCGACCCAAATGGGAAGGAACATCCTAAGAACGCAGAAACGAAACCGACTTTAATCTTTAAAATGATAGCAGTGGAAGATAACCTTTTGATATTAGACGACAGAAACAGTTATTACTCAAGTGACGCAGGGGACACTTGGGTTCCTTTGAATTCAAGCATACCGAATATAGCAGATGTTTCGACGCTTGTGTCTTCGGATGCGAATACCTTCTATCGGAACGGAGAGTCCGGGATTTATCGCACAACCGATGCCGGCAAAACGTGGCATCCGTTTAACCCTGGATTGGTAAAGACAGCTGTGATGCATTTAGTTTCTGTGCAGAACGTGCTCTATGCCAACGTGGGAGGCACCCTTCTCACCTCATCCGATGCGGGTGAGTCGTGGACCCCTGTCCCAAGCAGCCTCGGAAACATCATAAATCTGGTAAGATTCAACGATCTGCTCTACGCCAGAGGTGTAGACGAAACGAGACCGCACCCCCGCCTCTTTCACTTATCTACTGAGGATAATCGGTTAACACCTGTTCCAGATATGCCATTTTTAGTCGGGAGAAACTATACCAAACTGATAGAAGAACGTTTCATGGAAATTTTTCAAGGAACAGACGAGGCGGAGGGAGAAAAAAATACTCTTGAAGATTTAGATGCAGAGGCATTTGTTGAAGACTATAGTCCGGTTTTAGAGGAACTCATTGTTGAGATTTTGACCTCGCTTGTCGGGAATTTCGCTGTCGGTGGTGACGCTTACTATATGGAGTTTGAACAGAGACTTTTCAGATGGAAGCCCGGCACAACTGAATGGGTGGATACCGGACTCATCAATAAATTTCCTGTCGATAGCCTTGACAGGGCTAACACCGCTGATTCCCTGCCTTCTAACCTGGCGGCTTCAGAGAATACCGTCTACATCGGTACATGGGACGGACGCCTCTTTCAATCATTTGACGAGGGAAACACGTGGAACGATGTTATGGAGAGCCTCCCATTTCCTGTTGCGGATTTCAATGCAATCACCTTTGCAGGCAGTACTCTTTATGTCGCAACCGATAGTGGGGTCGTTTATGCAAACGACGGAGACCTCGACTGGCACACGACAACGGATACAGAAGGCATCCCTATCGTTATAGAAAGGTTCGCGGTAGATGGGACAACGCTGTATGGAACAAGCGAGCAACAGGTGTATCGATTCAAAGAGGGAACTGGGGTGTGGCAACAGGTTGCCCCGGAAATCCCGATGCCTATCACCTCGCTTGCTGTTGAGGGTAACGTACTTTATGTCGGTACCCGTGGCAGCGGTGTGCTTCGCTTTACGCTGGATGAATCTGAATAA